The following coding sequences are from one Arvicanthis niloticus isolate mArvNil1 chromosome 14, mArvNil1.pat.X, whole genome shotgun sequence window:
- the Pdgfrb gene encoding platelet-derived growth factor receptor beta isoform X2 → MPGVQLEGSAPEGCHGQDREWSIRKALTKDNSERRNSGPEGASVGLSEDGVKEEKQGTMGFPGVMPASVLRGQLLLSVLLLLGPQTSQGLVIMPPGPEFILNVSSTFVLTCSSSAPVMWEQMSQVPWQEAAMNLDGTFSSVLTLTNVTGGDTGEYFCVYNNSLGPEFSERKRIYIFVPDPTMGFLPMDSEDLFIFVTDITETTIPCRVTDPQLEVTLHEKKVDIPLHVPYDHQRGFTGTFEDKTYICKTTIGDREVDSDTYYVYSLQVSSINVSVNAVQTVVRQGESITIRCIVMGNDVVNFQWTYPRMKSGRLVEPVTDYLFGVPSRIGSILHIPAAELSDSGTYTCNVSVSVNDHGDEKAINITVIENGYVRLLGTLGDVQIAELHRSRTLQVVFEAYPTPSVLWLKDNRTLGDSSAGELVLSTRNVSETRYVSELTLVRVKVSEAGYYTMRAFHEDDEVQLSFKLQVNVPVRVLELSESHPANGEQTIRCRGRGMPQPNVTWSTCRDLKRCPRKLSPTPLGNSSKEESQLETNVTFWEEDQEYEVVSTLRLRHVDQPLSVRCMLQNSMGKDSQEVTVVPHSLPFKVVVISAILALVVLTVISLIILIMLWQKKPRYEIRWKVIESVSSDGHEYIYVDPVQLPYDSTWELPRDQLVLGRTLGSGAFGQVVEATAHGLSHSQATMKVAVKMLKSTARSSEKQALMSELKIMSHLGPHLNVVNLLGACTKGGPIYIITEYCRYGDLVDYLHRNKHTFLQRHSNKHCPPSAELYSNALPVGLSLPSHLNLTGESDGGYMDMSKDESVDYVPMLDMKGDIKYADIESSSYMAPYDNYVPSAPERTYRATLINDSPVLSYTDLVGFSYQVANGMEFLASKNCVHRDLAARNVLICEGKLVKICDFGLARDIMRDSNYISKGSTFLPLKWMAPESIFNSLYTTLSDVWSFGILLWEIFTLGGTPYPELPMNDQFYNAIKRGYRMAQPAHASDEIYEIMQKCWEEKFETRPPFSQLVLLLERLLGEGYKKKYQQVDEEFLRSDHPAILRSQARLPGIHSLRSPLDTSSVLYTAVQPNESDNDYIIPLPDPKPDAADEGLPEGSPSLASSTLNEVNTSSTISCDSPLELQEEPQAEPEGQLEQPQDSGCPGPLAEAEDSFL, encoded by the exons ATGCCTGGTGTCCAGCTGGAGGGGTCGGCACCAGAGGGATGCCATGGGCAGGACCGAGAATGGAGCATCAGGAAGGCTTTGACCAAGGATAATTCTGAGAGGAGAAACTCAGGGCCAGAGGGGGCTTCAGTCGGGCTGTCTGAAGACGGGGTAAAGGAGGAAAAGCAG GGCACCATGGGGTTTCCAGGTGTGATGCCAGCTTCAGTCCTCAGAG GCCAATTGTTGCTGTCTGTGCTGTTGCTCCTGGGACCACAGACCTCCCAAGGCTTAGTCATCATGCCTCCTGGGCCAGAGTTCATCCTCAACGTCTCCAGCACCTTTGTTCTGACCTGCTCCAGTTCAGCTCCAGTGATGTGGGAACAGATGTCCCAGGTGCCCTGGCAAGAAGCGGCCATGAATCTGGACGGCACCTTCTCCAGTGTGCTGACACTGACTAATGTCACTGGGGGAGACACTGGAGAATACTTTTGTGTCTACAACAACTCGCTAGGGCCAGAGTTCAGTGAGCGGAAGCGCATCTATATCTTCGTGCCAG ATCCCACCATGGGCTTCCTCCCTATGGACTCTGAGGACCTATTCATTTTTGTCACGGATATCACTGAGACGACAATTCCATGCCGAGTGACAGACCCCCAGCTGGAAGTGACGCTGCATGAGAAGAAAGTGGATATCCCCCTACATGTACCCTATGACCACCAGCGAGGTTTCACTGGTACTTTTGAGGACAAGACTTACATTTGCAAAACCACCATTGGGGACAGGGAAGTGGACTCCGATACTTACTATGTCTACAGCCTCCAAG TGTCATCCATCAATGTCTCTGTGAATGCAGTGCAGACTGTGGTCCGCCAGGGTGAGAGCATCACCATCAGGTGCATTGTGATGGGTAATGATGTGGTCAACTTCCAATGGACGTACCCTCGCATGAAG AGTGGACGGCTGGTGGAGCCAGTGACAGACTACCTCTTTGGAGTGCCCTCCCGCATTGGCTCCATCCTGCATATCCCCGCTGCTGAGCTGAGTGACTCCGGCACCTATACTTGCAACGTGTCAGTGAGTGTGAATGACCATGGAGACGAGAAAGCCATCAACATTACTGTGATCG AGAATGGCTACGTGCGGCTCCTGGGAACCCTGGGAGATGTACAAATTGCTGAGCTGCACCGGAGCCGAACGTTGCAGGTGGTGTTCGAGGCTTATCCGACGCCCTCTGTCCTGTGGCTCAAGGACAACCGTACCTTGGGTGATTCCAGCGCTGGCGAGTTGGTTCTGTCCACTCGCAACGTGTCTGAGACCAG GTATGTGTCAGAACTGACTTTGGTACgtgtgaaggtgtcagaagcAGGCTACTATACTATGCGAGCCTTCCATGAGGACGATGAGGTCCAGCTCTCATTCAAGCTACAGGTCAATG TCCCTGTCCGTGTGCTGGAGCTGAGTGAGAGTCACCCTGCCAATGGGGAGCAGACAATCCGCTGTCGTGGCCGGGGCATGCCTCAGCCAAATGTCACCTGGTCTACCTGCAGAGACCTCAAAAG GTGTCCACGAAAACTGTCACCCACACCCTTGGGGAACAGTTCCAAGGAGGAGAGCCAGCTAGAAACCAACGTGACTTTCTGGGAGGAAGATCAGGAATACGAGGTAGTGAGCACACTGCGCCTGCGTCATGTGGACCAGCCACTGTCAGTACGTTGTATGCTGCAGAACTCGATGGGCAAAGATTCACAGGAGGTCACCGTGGTTCCACATT CCCTGCCCTTCAAAGTGGTGGTGATCTCAGCCATCCTGGCCTTGGTGGTCCTTACTGTCATCTCTCTCATCATCCTCATCATGCTGTGGCAGAAG AAGCCACGCTATGAGATCCGATGGAAGGTCATTGAGTCCGTGAGCTCTGACGGTCATGAGTACATTTACGTGGATCCTGTGCAGTTGCCTTACGACTCCACCTGGGAGCTGCCACGGGACCAGCTTGTTCTGG GACGCACTCTTGGCTCTGGGGCTTTCGGACAGGTGGTGGAGGCCACGGCTCATGGTCTGAGCCATTCACAGGCCACCATGAAAGTGGCCGTCAAGATGCTGAAAT CTACAGCCAGAAGCAGCGAGAAGCAAGCCCTCATGTCAGAGCTGAAAATCATGAGTCACCTCGGACCCCACCTGAATGTGGTCAACCTGCTGGGGGCCTGTACCAAAGGAG GGCCCATCTACATCATCACGGAATACTGCCGCTATGGTGACCTGGTGGACTATCTGCACCGCAACAAACACACCTTCTTGCAGCGACACTCCAACAAGCATTGTCCGCCCAGTGCCGAACTCTACAGCAATGCCCTGCCGGTGGGGCTCTCTCTTCCCAG CCACTTGAACCTGACTGGGGAGAGTGACGGTGGCTACATGGATATGAGCAAggatgaatctgtagattacgtGCCCATGTTGGACATGAAAGGAGACATTAAATACGCAGACATTGAGTCCTCCAGCTACATGGCCCCTTACGATAACTATGTCCCATCTG CCCCTGAAAGGACCTATCGCGCCACCTTAATCAATGACTCACCAGTGCTCAGCTACACAGACCTCGTGGGCTTCAGCTACCAAGTGGCCAATGGCATGGAGTTCTTGGCCTCGAAGAAC TGCGTTCACCGAGACCTGGCGGCCAGGAATGTGCTCATCTGTGAAGGCAAGCTGGTCAAGATCTGTGACTTCGGCCTGGCTCGAGACATCATGCGGGACTCAAACTACATCTCCAAAGGCAGT ACTTTCCTGCCTCTGAAGTGGATGGCGCCAGAGAGCATCTTCAACAGCCTCTACACCACCTTGAGTGACGTGTGGTCCTTTGGGATCCTGCTCTGGGAGATCTTCACACTGG GTGGCACCCCTTACCCAGAGCTGCCCATGAACGACCAGTTCTACAACGCCATCAAGAGGGGCTACCGCATGGCCCAGCCTGCTCATGCCTCCGACGAGAT cTATGAGATCATGCAGAAATGCTGGGAAGAAAAGTTTGAGACTCGGCCCCCCTTCTCCCAGCTGGTGTTGCTCCTGGAGAGACTTCTGGGTGAGGGCTATAAAAAG AAGTACCAGCAGGTAGATGAGGAGTTTCTGAGGAGTGACCATCCAGCCATCCTGAGGTCCCAAGCCCGCTTGCCAGGGATCCACAGCCTCCGATCTCCTCTGGACACCAGCTCTGTTCTCTACACTGCCGTGCAACCTAATGAAAGTGACAATGACTACATCATCCCCTTGCCTGACCCCAAGCCTGATGCTGCTGATGAGGGCCTCCCAGAGGGTTCCCCCAGCCTTGCCAG CTCCACCTTGAATGAAGTCAACACTTCCTCCACCATCTCCTGCGACAGCCCCCTGGAGCTCCAAGAAGAGCCGCAGGCAGAGCCTGAGGGACAGCTGGAGCAGCCACAGGATTCAGGCTGCCCGGGACCTCTGGCTGAAGCAGAGGACAGCTTCCTGTAG
- the Pdgfrb gene encoding platelet-derived growth factor receptor beta isoform X3, translated as MGFPGVMPASVLRGQLLLSVLLLLGPQTSQGLVIMPPGPEFILNVSSTFVLTCSSSAPVMWEQMSQVPWQEAAMNLDGTFSSVLTLTNVTGGDTGEYFCVYNNSLGPEFSERKRIYIFVPDPTMGFLPMDSEDLFIFVTDITETTIPCRVTDPQLEVTLHEKKVDIPLHVPYDHQRGFTGTFEDKTYICKTTIGDREVDSDTYYVYSLQVSSINVSVNAVQTVVRQGESITIRCIVMGNDVVNFQWTYPRMKSGRLVEPVTDYLFGVPSRIGSILHIPAAELSDSGTYTCNVSVSVNDHGDEKAINITVIENGYVRLLGTLGDVQIAELHRSRTLQVVFEAYPTPSVLWLKDNRTLGDSSAGELVLSTRNVSETRYVSELTLVRVKVSEAGYYTMRAFHEDDEVQLSFKLQVNVPVRVLELSESHPANGEQTIRCRGRGMPQPNVTWSTCRDLKSRCPRKLSPTPLGNSSKEESQLETNVTFWEEDQEYEVVSTLRLRHVDQPLSVRCMLQNSMGKDSQEVTVVPHSLPFKVVVISAILALVVLTVISLIILIMLWQKKPRYEIRWKVIESVSSDGHEYIYVDPVQLPYDSTWELPRDQLVLGRTLGSGAFGQVVEATAHGLSHSQATMKVAVKMLKSTARSSEKQALMSELKIMSHLGPHLNVVNLLGACTKGGPIYIITEYCRYGDLVDYLHRNKHTFLQRHSNKHCPPSAELYSNALPVGLSLPSHLNLTGESDGGYMDMSKDESVDYVPMLDMKGDIKYADIESSSYMAPYDNYVPSAPERTYRATLINDSPVLSYTDLVGFSYQVANGMEFLASKNCVHRDLAARNVLICEGKLVKICDFGLARDIMRDSNYISKGSTFLPLKWMAPESIFNSLYTTLSDVWSFGILLWEIFTLGGTPYPELPMNDQFYNAIKRGYRMAQPAHASDEIYEIMQKCWEEKFETRPPFSQLVLLLERLLGEGYKKKYQQVDEEFLRSDHPAILRSQARLPGIHSLRSPLDTSSVLYTAVQPNESDNDYIIPLPDPKPDAADEGLPEGSPSLASSTLNEVNTSSTISCDSPLELQEEPQAEPEGQLEQPQDSGCPGPLAEAEDSFL; from the exons ATGGGGTTTCCAGGTGTGATGCCAGCTTCAGTCCTCAGAG GCCAATTGTTGCTGTCTGTGCTGTTGCTCCTGGGACCACAGACCTCCCAAGGCTTAGTCATCATGCCTCCTGGGCCAGAGTTCATCCTCAACGTCTCCAGCACCTTTGTTCTGACCTGCTCCAGTTCAGCTCCAGTGATGTGGGAACAGATGTCCCAGGTGCCCTGGCAAGAAGCGGCCATGAATCTGGACGGCACCTTCTCCAGTGTGCTGACACTGACTAATGTCACTGGGGGAGACACTGGAGAATACTTTTGTGTCTACAACAACTCGCTAGGGCCAGAGTTCAGTGAGCGGAAGCGCATCTATATCTTCGTGCCAG ATCCCACCATGGGCTTCCTCCCTATGGACTCTGAGGACCTATTCATTTTTGTCACGGATATCACTGAGACGACAATTCCATGCCGAGTGACAGACCCCCAGCTGGAAGTGACGCTGCATGAGAAGAAAGTGGATATCCCCCTACATGTACCCTATGACCACCAGCGAGGTTTCACTGGTACTTTTGAGGACAAGACTTACATTTGCAAAACCACCATTGGGGACAGGGAAGTGGACTCCGATACTTACTATGTCTACAGCCTCCAAG TGTCATCCATCAATGTCTCTGTGAATGCAGTGCAGACTGTGGTCCGCCAGGGTGAGAGCATCACCATCAGGTGCATTGTGATGGGTAATGATGTGGTCAACTTCCAATGGACGTACCCTCGCATGAAG AGTGGACGGCTGGTGGAGCCAGTGACAGACTACCTCTTTGGAGTGCCCTCCCGCATTGGCTCCATCCTGCATATCCCCGCTGCTGAGCTGAGTGACTCCGGCACCTATACTTGCAACGTGTCAGTGAGTGTGAATGACCATGGAGACGAGAAAGCCATCAACATTACTGTGATCG AGAATGGCTACGTGCGGCTCCTGGGAACCCTGGGAGATGTACAAATTGCTGAGCTGCACCGGAGCCGAACGTTGCAGGTGGTGTTCGAGGCTTATCCGACGCCCTCTGTCCTGTGGCTCAAGGACAACCGTACCTTGGGTGATTCCAGCGCTGGCGAGTTGGTTCTGTCCACTCGCAACGTGTCTGAGACCAG GTATGTGTCAGAACTGACTTTGGTACgtgtgaaggtgtcagaagcAGGCTACTATACTATGCGAGCCTTCCATGAGGACGATGAGGTCCAGCTCTCATTCAAGCTACAGGTCAATG TCCCTGTCCGTGTGCTGGAGCTGAGTGAGAGTCACCCTGCCAATGGGGAGCAGACAATCCGCTGTCGTGGCCGGGGCATGCCTCAGCCAAATGTCACCTGGTCTACCTGCAGAGACCTCAAAAG TAGGTGTCCACGAAAACTGTCACCCACACCCTTGGGGAACAGTTCCAAGGAGGAGAGCCAGCTAGAAACCAACGTGACTTTCTGGGAGGAAGATCAGGAATACGAGGTAGTGAGCACACTGCGCCTGCGTCATGTGGACCAGCCACTGTCAGTACGTTGTATGCTGCAGAACTCGATGGGCAAAGATTCACAGGAGGTCACCGTGGTTCCACATT CCCTGCCCTTCAAAGTGGTGGTGATCTCAGCCATCCTGGCCTTGGTGGTCCTTACTGTCATCTCTCTCATCATCCTCATCATGCTGTGGCAGAAG AAGCCACGCTATGAGATCCGATGGAAGGTCATTGAGTCCGTGAGCTCTGACGGTCATGAGTACATTTACGTGGATCCTGTGCAGTTGCCTTACGACTCCACCTGGGAGCTGCCACGGGACCAGCTTGTTCTGG GACGCACTCTTGGCTCTGGGGCTTTCGGACAGGTGGTGGAGGCCACGGCTCATGGTCTGAGCCATTCACAGGCCACCATGAAAGTGGCCGTCAAGATGCTGAAAT CTACAGCCAGAAGCAGCGAGAAGCAAGCCCTCATGTCAGAGCTGAAAATCATGAGTCACCTCGGACCCCACCTGAATGTGGTCAACCTGCTGGGGGCCTGTACCAAAGGAG GGCCCATCTACATCATCACGGAATACTGCCGCTATGGTGACCTGGTGGACTATCTGCACCGCAACAAACACACCTTCTTGCAGCGACACTCCAACAAGCATTGTCCGCCCAGTGCCGAACTCTACAGCAATGCCCTGCCGGTGGGGCTCTCTCTTCCCAG CCACTTGAACCTGACTGGGGAGAGTGACGGTGGCTACATGGATATGAGCAAggatgaatctgtagattacgtGCCCATGTTGGACATGAAAGGAGACATTAAATACGCAGACATTGAGTCCTCCAGCTACATGGCCCCTTACGATAACTATGTCCCATCTG CCCCTGAAAGGACCTATCGCGCCACCTTAATCAATGACTCACCAGTGCTCAGCTACACAGACCTCGTGGGCTTCAGCTACCAAGTGGCCAATGGCATGGAGTTCTTGGCCTCGAAGAAC TGCGTTCACCGAGACCTGGCGGCCAGGAATGTGCTCATCTGTGAAGGCAAGCTGGTCAAGATCTGTGACTTCGGCCTGGCTCGAGACATCATGCGGGACTCAAACTACATCTCCAAAGGCAGT ACTTTCCTGCCTCTGAAGTGGATGGCGCCAGAGAGCATCTTCAACAGCCTCTACACCACCTTGAGTGACGTGTGGTCCTTTGGGATCCTGCTCTGGGAGATCTTCACACTGG GTGGCACCCCTTACCCAGAGCTGCCCATGAACGACCAGTTCTACAACGCCATCAAGAGGGGCTACCGCATGGCCCAGCCTGCTCATGCCTCCGACGAGAT cTATGAGATCATGCAGAAATGCTGGGAAGAAAAGTTTGAGACTCGGCCCCCCTTCTCCCAGCTGGTGTTGCTCCTGGAGAGACTTCTGGGTGAGGGCTATAAAAAG AAGTACCAGCAGGTAGATGAGGAGTTTCTGAGGAGTGACCATCCAGCCATCCTGAGGTCCCAAGCCCGCTTGCCAGGGATCCACAGCCTCCGATCTCCTCTGGACACCAGCTCTGTTCTCTACACTGCCGTGCAACCTAATGAAAGTGACAATGACTACATCATCCCCTTGCCTGACCCCAAGCCTGATGCTGCTGATGAGGGCCTCCCAGAGGGTTCCCCCAGCCTTGCCAG CTCCACCTTGAATGAAGTCAACACTTCCTCCACCATCTCCTGCGACAGCCCCCTGGAGCTCCAAGAAGAGCCGCAGGCAGAGCCTGAGGGACAGCTGGAGCAGCCACAGGATTCAGGCTGCCCGGGACCTCTGGCTGAAGCAGAGGACAGCTTCCTGTAG
- the Pdgfrb gene encoding platelet-derived growth factor receptor beta isoform X1: MPGVQLEGSAPEGCHGQDREWSIRKALTKDNSERRNSGPEGASVGLSEDGVKEEKQGTMGFPGVMPASVLRGQLLLSVLLLLGPQTSQGLVIMPPGPEFILNVSSTFVLTCSSSAPVMWEQMSQVPWQEAAMNLDGTFSSVLTLTNVTGGDTGEYFCVYNNSLGPEFSERKRIYIFVPDPTMGFLPMDSEDLFIFVTDITETTIPCRVTDPQLEVTLHEKKVDIPLHVPYDHQRGFTGTFEDKTYICKTTIGDREVDSDTYYVYSLQVSSINVSVNAVQTVVRQGESITIRCIVMGNDVVNFQWTYPRMKSGRLVEPVTDYLFGVPSRIGSILHIPAAELSDSGTYTCNVSVSVNDHGDEKAINITVIENGYVRLLGTLGDVQIAELHRSRTLQVVFEAYPTPSVLWLKDNRTLGDSSAGELVLSTRNVSETRYVSELTLVRVKVSEAGYYTMRAFHEDDEVQLSFKLQVNVPVRVLELSESHPANGEQTIRCRGRGMPQPNVTWSTCRDLKSRCPRKLSPTPLGNSSKEESQLETNVTFWEEDQEYEVVSTLRLRHVDQPLSVRCMLQNSMGKDSQEVTVVPHSLPFKVVVISAILALVVLTVISLIILIMLWQKKPRYEIRWKVIESVSSDGHEYIYVDPVQLPYDSTWELPRDQLVLGRTLGSGAFGQVVEATAHGLSHSQATMKVAVKMLKSTARSSEKQALMSELKIMSHLGPHLNVVNLLGACTKGGPIYIITEYCRYGDLVDYLHRNKHTFLQRHSNKHCPPSAELYSNALPVGLSLPSHLNLTGESDGGYMDMSKDESVDYVPMLDMKGDIKYADIESSSYMAPYDNYVPSAPERTYRATLINDSPVLSYTDLVGFSYQVANGMEFLASKNCVHRDLAARNVLICEGKLVKICDFGLARDIMRDSNYISKGSTFLPLKWMAPESIFNSLYTTLSDVWSFGILLWEIFTLGGTPYPELPMNDQFYNAIKRGYRMAQPAHASDEIYEIMQKCWEEKFETRPPFSQLVLLLERLLGEGYKKKYQQVDEEFLRSDHPAILRSQARLPGIHSLRSPLDTSSVLYTAVQPNESDNDYIIPLPDPKPDAADEGLPEGSPSLASSTLNEVNTSSTISCDSPLELQEEPQAEPEGQLEQPQDSGCPGPLAEAEDSFL; this comes from the exons ATGCCTGGTGTCCAGCTGGAGGGGTCGGCACCAGAGGGATGCCATGGGCAGGACCGAGAATGGAGCATCAGGAAGGCTTTGACCAAGGATAATTCTGAGAGGAGAAACTCAGGGCCAGAGGGGGCTTCAGTCGGGCTGTCTGAAGACGGGGTAAAGGAGGAAAAGCAG GGCACCATGGGGTTTCCAGGTGTGATGCCAGCTTCAGTCCTCAGAG GCCAATTGTTGCTGTCTGTGCTGTTGCTCCTGGGACCACAGACCTCCCAAGGCTTAGTCATCATGCCTCCTGGGCCAGAGTTCATCCTCAACGTCTCCAGCACCTTTGTTCTGACCTGCTCCAGTTCAGCTCCAGTGATGTGGGAACAGATGTCCCAGGTGCCCTGGCAAGAAGCGGCCATGAATCTGGACGGCACCTTCTCCAGTGTGCTGACACTGACTAATGTCACTGGGGGAGACACTGGAGAATACTTTTGTGTCTACAACAACTCGCTAGGGCCAGAGTTCAGTGAGCGGAAGCGCATCTATATCTTCGTGCCAG ATCCCACCATGGGCTTCCTCCCTATGGACTCTGAGGACCTATTCATTTTTGTCACGGATATCACTGAGACGACAATTCCATGCCGAGTGACAGACCCCCAGCTGGAAGTGACGCTGCATGAGAAGAAAGTGGATATCCCCCTACATGTACCCTATGACCACCAGCGAGGTTTCACTGGTACTTTTGAGGACAAGACTTACATTTGCAAAACCACCATTGGGGACAGGGAAGTGGACTCCGATACTTACTATGTCTACAGCCTCCAAG TGTCATCCATCAATGTCTCTGTGAATGCAGTGCAGACTGTGGTCCGCCAGGGTGAGAGCATCACCATCAGGTGCATTGTGATGGGTAATGATGTGGTCAACTTCCAATGGACGTACCCTCGCATGAAG AGTGGACGGCTGGTGGAGCCAGTGACAGACTACCTCTTTGGAGTGCCCTCCCGCATTGGCTCCATCCTGCATATCCCCGCTGCTGAGCTGAGTGACTCCGGCACCTATACTTGCAACGTGTCAGTGAGTGTGAATGACCATGGAGACGAGAAAGCCATCAACATTACTGTGATCG AGAATGGCTACGTGCGGCTCCTGGGAACCCTGGGAGATGTACAAATTGCTGAGCTGCACCGGAGCCGAACGTTGCAGGTGGTGTTCGAGGCTTATCCGACGCCCTCTGTCCTGTGGCTCAAGGACAACCGTACCTTGGGTGATTCCAGCGCTGGCGAGTTGGTTCTGTCCACTCGCAACGTGTCTGAGACCAG GTATGTGTCAGAACTGACTTTGGTACgtgtgaaggtgtcagaagcAGGCTACTATACTATGCGAGCCTTCCATGAGGACGATGAGGTCCAGCTCTCATTCAAGCTACAGGTCAATG TCCCTGTCCGTGTGCTGGAGCTGAGTGAGAGTCACCCTGCCAATGGGGAGCAGACAATCCGCTGTCGTGGCCGGGGCATGCCTCAGCCAAATGTCACCTGGTCTACCTGCAGAGACCTCAAAAG TAGGTGTCCACGAAAACTGTCACCCACACCCTTGGGGAACAGTTCCAAGGAGGAGAGCCAGCTAGAAACCAACGTGACTTTCTGGGAGGAAGATCAGGAATACGAGGTAGTGAGCACACTGCGCCTGCGTCATGTGGACCAGCCACTGTCAGTACGTTGTATGCTGCAGAACTCGATGGGCAAAGATTCACAGGAGGTCACCGTGGTTCCACATT CCCTGCCCTTCAAAGTGGTGGTGATCTCAGCCATCCTGGCCTTGGTGGTCCTTACTGTCATCTCTCTCATCATCCTCATCATGCTGTGGCAGAAG AAGCCACGCTATGAGATCCGATGGAAGGTCATTGAGTCCGTGAGCTCTGACGGTCATGAGTACATTTACGTGGATCCTGTGCAGTTGCCTTACGACTCCACCTGGGAGCTGCCACGGGACCAGCTTGTTCTGG GACGCACTCTTGGCTCTGGGGCTTTCGGACAGGTGGTGGAGGCCACGGCTCATGGTCTGAGCCATTCACAGGCCACCATGAAAGTGGCCGTCAAGATGCTGAAAT CTACAGCCAGAAGCAGCGAGAAGCAAGCCCTCATGTCAGAGCTGAAAATCATGAGTCACCTCGGACCCCACCTGAATGTGGTCAACCTGCTGGGGGCCTGTACCAAAGGAG GGCCCATCTACATCATCACGGAATACTGCCGCTATGGTGACCTGGTGGACTATCTGCACCGCAACAAACACACCTTCTTGCAGCGACACTCCAACAAGCATTGTCCGCCCAGTGCCGAACTCTACAGCAATGCCCTGCCGGTGGGGCTCTCTCTTCCCAG CCACTTGAACCTGACTGGGGAGAGTGACGGTGGCTACATGGATATGAGCAAggatgaatctgtagattacgtGCCCATGTTGGACATGAAAGGAGACATTAAATACGCAGACATTGAGTCCTCCAGCTACATGGCCCCTTACGATAACTATGTCCCATCTG CCCCTGAAAGGACCTATCGCGCCACCTTAATCAATGACTCACCAGTGCTCAGCTACACAGACCTCGTGGGCTTCAGCTACCAAGTGGCCAATGGCATGGAGTTCTTGGCCTCGAAGAAC TGCGTTCACCGAGACCTGGCGGCCAGGAATGTGCTCATCTGTGAAGGCAAGCTGGTCAAGATCTGTGACTTCGGCCTGGCTCGAGACATCATGCGGGACTCAAACTACATCTCCAAAGGCAGT ACTTTCCTGCCTCTGAAGTGGATGGCGCCAGAGAGCATCTTCAACAGCCTCTACACCACCTTGAGTGACGTGTGGTCCTTTGGGATCCTGCTCTGGGAGATCTTCACACTGG GTGGCACCCCTTACCCAGAGCTGCCCATGAACGACCAGTTCTACAACGCCATCAAGAGGGGCTACCGCATGGCCCAGCCTGCTCATGCCTCCGACGAGAT cTATGAGATCATGCAGAAATGCTGGGAAGAAAAGTTTGAGACTCGGCCCCCCTTCTCCCAGCTGGTGTTGCTCCTGGAGAGACTTCTGGGTGAGGGCTATAAAAAG AAGTACCAGCAGGTAGATGAGGAGTTTCTGAGGAGTGACCATCCAGCCATCCTGAGGTCCCAAGCCCGCTTGCCAGGGATCCACAGCCTCCGATCTCCTCTGGACACCAGCTCTGTTCTCTACACTGCCGTGCAACCTAATGAAAGTGACAATGACTACATCATCCCCTTGCCTGACCCCAAGCCTGATGCTGCTGATGAGGGCCTCCCAGAGGGTTCCCCCAGCCTTGCCAG CTCCACCTTGAATGAAGTCAACACTTCCTCCACCATCTCCTGCGACAGCCCCCTGGAGCTCCAAGAAGAGCCGCAGGCAGAGCCTGAGGGACAGCTGGAGCAGCCACAGGATTCAGGCTGCCCGGGACCTCTGGCTGAAGCAGAGGACAGCTTCCTGTAG